One genomic region from Nocardioides plantarum encodes:
- a CDS encoding phospholipase D family protein, which yields MLDPEDRHLLTDALRPPAGHAVDAALATTYTLDLHTLLLAPLAMAAYDHSEGDAATIDPATPVALLESIRRHAQHTVVLCQAAGIHVPPTYPRLAAFAEGIVAEVHPPPGGTFHPKIWLLRFIDVSGNHRHRFVCLSRNLTGDRSWDTVLVCDEDDDAAIIMDAAPLVTFAAEVLEMLVRPLDDAKQNLINDLFRTFAEARLSVPAPFTAAEVLALGTPSGGSWPLPTTALSWMVISPFLDVGALGRLPRADGRRVLLSRSDTLDRVGRAACRGAETLVLQPMADVADLDELLDADDGRARQAQGPPPRGLHAKVFCWDDGEAGHVLTGSANCTGAAFGANIELSVHLTGPRVTCGPDALLSDGKSGLLQLAQAYECAADEGVDDPAYATERRIESWHAAIAAERPALEVTQPGDSYDVSLRLELPADPHGLAAVTTVRPVGLYNAQPLPVGRTAIWRGLGLHALGPYVVLSTTVTLDGEDLTRECVALCDVEGAPADRLRRLLRDLLSRQQDLLRYLTLLLGDLGADDLLDRLASDDDDAGGGLGVGFGQWFDDLVLLEPLIRAAARDDDALARAHRLLEDLRGDDGELPALDAEFLELWQVVWEGRHA from the coding sequence ATGCTGGATCCCGAGGACCGTCACCTCCTCACTGATGCCTTGCGGCCACCGGCTGGACACGCCGTCGATGCGGCGCTCGCCACGACTTACACCCTCGACCTGCACACGCTGCTTCTGGCGCCACTGGCAATGGCTGCATACGACCACAGCGAGGGAGACGCCGCCACGATCGACCCGGCAACCCCAGTAGCCCTTCTGGAGTCGATTCGTCGGCATGCCCAGCACACGGTGGTGCTGTGTCAGGCCGCCGGCATCCACGTGCCGCCAACCTATCCGCGACTGGCGGCCTTCGCCGAGGGGATCGTGGCCGAGGTGCACCCGCCACCGGGTGGCACGTTCCACCCGAAGATCTGGCTACTCAGGTTCATCGACGTCTCGGGCAACCATCGGCACCGTTTCGTGTGCCTTAGTCGCAATCTCACCGGAGATCGGTCCTGGGACACAGTGCTCGTCTGCGACGAGGACGACGATGCCGCGATTATCATGGACGCCGCGCCGCTGGTTACCTTTGCCGCTGAGGTGCTCGAGATGTTGGTTCGCCCCTTGGACGATGCGAAGCAGAACCTGATCAACGACCTGTTCCGGACGTTCGCCGAAGCACGTCTCAGTGTGCCTGCCCCCTTCACGGCTGCGGAGGTACTCGCGCTCGGCACGCCGTCCGGCGGATCCTGGCCTCTTCCCACGACGGCTCTGTCCTGGATGGTCATCTCGCCGTTCCTCGACGTCGGCGCGCTCGGGCGCCTTCCACGCGCGGACGGGCGCCGAGTGCTGCTCTCCCGGTCCGACACCCTGGACCGGGTTGGCCGGGCCGCCTGTCGAGGAGCGGAAACCCTGGTGCTCCAACCGATGGCGGACGTCGCCGACCTCGATGAGCTGCTCGACGCCGACGACGGGCGGGCACGGCAGGCACAAGGGCCACCTCCAAGAGGTCTCCACGCAAAGGTGTTCTGCTGGGACGATGGGGAGGCGGGCCACGTACTAACGGGCTCCGCGAACTGCACGGGAGCCGCCTTCGGCGCCAACATCGAGCTGTCGGTCCACCTCACTGGGCCTCGCGTGACGTGCGGGCCGGACGCGCTTCTGAGCGACGGCAAGTCGGGACTGCTACAGCTCGCCCAAGCCTACGAGTGCGCCGCCGACGAGGGGGTGGACGATCCCGCTTACGCAACCGAGCGGCGCATCGAGTCGTGGCACGCGGCGATCGCTGCGGAGCGACCCGCACTGGAGGTGACGCAGCCAGGCGACTCCTACGACGTGAGCCTCCGGCTCGAGCTGCCCGCGGATCCCCATGGGTTGGCCGCCGTGACCACAGTTCGCCCGGTCGGCCTCTACAACGCTCAGCCCCTACCCGTCGGGCGGACTGCCATCTGGCGCGGCCTAGGCCTGCACGCGCTCGGCCCCTACGTGGTGCTCAGCACGACGGTCACCCTCGATGGCGAAGACCTCACGCGCGAATGTGTTGCCCTGTGTGACGTCGAGGGGGCGCCCGCTGATCGACTGCGACGCCTCCTGCGTGACCTGCTCTCCCGCCAGCAGGATCTGCTTCGCTATCTGACCCTCCTGCTCGGCGACCTCGGCGCAGACGACCTCCTCGATCGACTCGCATCCGACGACGACGACGCTGGCGGCGGGCTTGGCGTCGGTTTCGGTCAATGGTTCGACGACCTCGTCCTGTTGGAACCACTGATCCGAGCTGCTGCGCGTGACGACGATGCACTGGCTCGGGCCCACCGCTTGCTGGAAGACCTGCGGGGAGACGACGGCGAACTACCCGCACTAGACGCCGAGTTCCTCGAGCTCTGGCAGGTCGTCTGGGAGGGGAGGCACGCATGA
- a CDS encoding DUF6361 family protein, producing the protein MASTFGWLDQDDAQRAAMNEVVKLFQDKSSVDELGIGPIRDAFSNSFFPGTSVLHTRIRYLLFVPWLLLESTRKGQPIDAARIELKSHEVRLIKALLKGGMTSGVIGSQAQERLLTMPSQVYWPALQRLGLIGWDSSIDAHLRRAGQAARRGRDVTEGDVDEAGGPDLGVHRDIPAPPRDLLKTATFDLRADEADFLQSMLVRLPGGSLLSWLAARPRGASGAWPWEMPAVADLPETLSASVEHARRLHHAWHGAPLLYNLMLAELTRRDDLVSVFDEALADWESELSDHRVFEAWSRPTFWSHVRALNPRLRTSTQDFVERWCGVAERGEHRGEAARRLIIERELRLKGRRARLHHAQARETWSPGAGTGRLGYRWGIARSYLTDLHEGLTRDDASTEEIL; encoded by the coding sequence ATGGCATCCACCTTCGGCTGGCTCGACCAGGACGACGCTCAGCGAGCGGCGATGAACGAGGTCGTCAAGCTCTTCCAGGACAAATCCAGTGTCGACGAACTCGGCATCGGTCCGATCCGCGACGCGTTCTCCAACTCGTTCTTCCCGGGCACGTCGGTGTTGCATACCCGCATTCGCTATTTGTTGTTCGTGCCGTGGCTCCTGCTCGAGTCCACGCGAAAAGGCCAGCCTATCGACGCGGCCCGCATCGAGCTGAAAAGCCACGAGGTCCGGCTTATCAAGGCGCTGCTTAAAGGCGGGATGACCAGCGGGGTGATCGGCAGTCAGGCCCAGGAGCGCCTCCTGACGATGCCGAGCCAGGTCTACTGGCCAGCCCTGCAGCGGCTCGGTCTGATCGGTTGGGATTCGAGCATCGACGCACATCTAAGACGAGCCGGCCAGGCGGCGCGCCGCGGTCGCGACGTGACCGAGGGAGACGTCGACGAGGCCGGAGGGCCGGATCTAGGCGTCCATCGGGACATTCCGGCTCCTCCTCGTGACCTGTTGAAGACGGCCACCTTCGATCTCCGCGCCGACGAGGCTGACTTCCTCCAGAGCATGCTGGTTCGGCTGCCGGGCGGCTCGTTGCTCTCGTGGCTGGCTGCGCGACCACGCGGGGCAAGTGGTGCTTGGCCATGGGAGATGCCCGCCGTTGCCGATCTTCCCGAGACATTGAGCGCCTCTGTCGAGCACGCCCGGCGGCTGCACCACGCATGGCACGGCGCGCCGTTGCTTTACAACCTGATGCTCGCTGAGCTCACCCGTCGAGATGACCTGGTCTCGGTGTTCGACGAAGCGCTCGCCGACTGGGAGTCGGAGCTGAGCGACCATCGGGTCTTCGAGGCGTGGTCGCGCCCGACCTTTTGGTCGCACGTGCGCGCTCTCAACCCACGCCTGCGCACCTCAACCCAGGACTTCGTCGAGCGCTGGTGTGGCGTGGCCGAGCGCGGTGAGCATCGGGGCGAAGCAGCGCGACGACTGATTATCGAACGCGAGCTGCGCCTGAAGGGCCGGCGGGCGCGTCTGCACCATGCCCAGGCCCGAGAGACCTGGTCCCCCGGCGCGGGCACCGGACGCTTGGGCTACCGCTGGGGGATTGCGCGCAGCTATCTGACAGATCTTCACGAGGGTCTAACACGAGACGACGCGTCGACCGAGGAGATCCTCTGA